A single Rhinolophus ferrumequinum isolate MPI-CBG mRhiFer1 chromosome 12, mRhiFer1_v1.p, whole genome shotgun sequence DNA region contains:
- the LHX2 gene encoding LIM/homeobox protein Lhx2 isoform X1, which yields MLFHSLSGPEVHGVIDEMDRRAKSEAPAISSAIDRGDTETTMPSISSDRAALCAGCGGKISDRYYLLAVDKQWHMRCLKCCECKLNLESELTCFSKDGSIYCKEDYYRRFSVQRCARCHLGISASEMVMRARDLVYHLNCFTCTTCNKMLTTGDHFGMKDSLVYCRLHFEALLQGEYPAHFNHADVAAAAAAAAAAKSAGLGAAGANPLGLPYYNGVGTVQKGRPRKRKSPGPGADLAAYNAALSCNENDAEHLDRDQPYPSSQKTKRMRTSFKHHQLRTMKSYFAINHNPDAKDLKQLAQKTGLTKRVLQVWFQNARAKFRRNLLRQENTGVDKSTEAALQTGTPSGPASELSNASLSPSSTPTTLTDLTSPTLPTVTSVLTSVPGNLEGHEPHSPSQTTLTNLF from the exons ATGCTGTTCCACAGTCTGTCGGGCCCCGAGGTGCACGGGGTCATCGACGAGATGGACCGCAGGGCCAAGAGCGAGGCTCCCGCCATCAGCTCCGCCATCGACCGCGGCGACACGGAGACG ACGATGCCGTCCATCAGCAGTGACCGCGCTGCGCTGTGCGCCGGCTGCGGGGGCAAGATCTCCGACCGCTACTACCTGCTGGCGGTGGACAAGCAGTGGCACATGCGCTGCCTCAAGTGCTGTGAGTGCAAGCTCAACTTGGAGTCGGAGCTCACCTGTTTCAGCAAGGATGGAAGTATCTACTGCAAGGAAGACTACTACAG GCGGTTCTCTGTGCAGCGCTGCGCCCGCTGCCACCTGGGCATCTCGGCCTCAGAGATGGTGATGCGGGCTCGGGACTTGGTTTATCACCTCAACTGCTTCACGTGCACCACGTGTAACAAGATGCTGACCACCGGTGACCACTTCGGCATGAAGGACAGCCTGGTCTACTGCCGCTTGCACTTCGAGGCACTGCTGCAGGGCGAGTATCCCGCGCACTTCAACCACGCCGACGTGGCGGCGGCAGCGGCCGCAGCCGCCGCGGCCAAGAGCGCGGGGCTGGGCGCAGCCGGGGCCAACCCGCTGGGTCTCCCCTACTACAATGGCGTGGGCACGGTGCAGAAGGGGCGGCCGAGGAAGCGCAAGAGCCCGGGCCCAGGGGCGGATCTGGCGGCCTACAATGCTG CGCTGAGCTGCAACGAGAACGACGCGGAGCACCTGGACCGCGACCAGCCGTACCCGAGCAGCCAGAAGACGAAGCGCATGCGCACCTCCTTCAAGCACCACCAGCTTCGGACCATGAAGTCTTACTTTGCCATTAACCACAACCCCGACGCCAAGGACTTGAAGCAGCTCGCGCAAAAGACGGGCCTCACCAAGCGGGTCCTCCAG GTCTGGTTTCAGAATGCCCGGGCCAAGTTCAGGCGCAACCTCTTACGGCAGGAAAACACCGGCGTGGACAAGTCCACGGAGGCGGCACTGCAGACGGGGACGCCATCGGGGCCAGCCTCGGAGCTCTCCAATGCCTCGCTCAGCCCCTCCAGCACTCCCACCACCCTCACAGACTTGACTAGTCCCACCCTGCCAACTGTGACGTCCGTCTTAACTTCTGTGCCTGGCAACCTGGAGGGCCACGAGCCTCACAGTCCCTCACAAACGACTCTTACCAACCTTTTCTAA
- the LHX2 gene encoding LIM/homeobox protein Lhx2 isoform X2, with translation MPSISSDRAALCAGCGGKISDRYYLLAVDKQWHMRCLKCCECKLNLESELTCFSKDGSIYCKEDYYRRFSVQRCARCHLGISASEMVMRARDLVYHLNCFTCTTCNKMLTTGDHFGMKDSLVYCRLHFEALLQGEYPAHFNHADVAAAAAAAAAAKSAGLGAAGANPLGLPYYNGVGTVQKGRPRKRKSPGPGADLAAYNAALSCNENDAEHLDRDQPYPSSQKTKRMRTSFKHHQLRTMKSYFAINHNPDAKDLKQLAQKTGLTKRVLQVWFQNARAKFRRNLLRQENTGVDKSTEAALQTGTPSGPASELSNASLSPSSTPTTLTDLTSPTLPTVTSVLTSVPGNLEGHEPHSPSQTTLTNLF, from the exons ATGCCGTCCATCAGCAGTGACCGCGCTGCGCTGTGCGCCGGCTGCGGGGGCAAGATCTCCGACCGCTACTACCTGCTGGCGGTGGACAAGCAGTGGCACATGCGCTGCCTCAAGTGCTGTGAGTGCAAGCTCAACTTGGAGTCGGAGCTCACCTGTTTCAGCAAGGATGGAAGTATCTACTGCAAGGAAGACTACTACAG GCGGTTCTCTGTGCAGCGCTGCGCCCGCTGCCACCTGGGCATCTCGGCCTCAGAGATGGTGATGCGGGCTCGGGACTTGGTTTATCACCTCAACTGCTTCACGTGCACCACGTGTAACAAGATGCTGACCACCGGTGACCACTTCGGCATGAAGGACAGCCTGGTCTACTGCCGCTTGCACTTCGAGGCACTGCTGCAGGGCGAGTATCCCGCGCACTTCAACCACGCCGACGTGGCGGCGGCAGCGGCCGCAGCCGCCGCGGCCAAGAGCGCGGGGCTGGGCGCAGCCGGGGCCAACCCGCTGGGTCTCCCCTACTACAATGGCGTGGGCACGGTGCAGAAGGGGCGGCCGAGGAAGCGCAAGAGCCCGGGCCCAGGGGCGGATCTGGCGGCCTACAATGCTG CGCTGAGCTGCAACGAGAACGACGCGGAGCACCTGGACCGCGACCAGCCGTACCCGAGCAGCCAGAAGACGAAGCGCATGCGCACCTCCTTCAAGCACCACCAGCTTCGGACCATGAAGTCTTACTTTGCCATTAACCACAACCCCGACGCCAAGGACTTGAAGCAGCTCGCGCAAAAGACGGGCCTCACCAAGCGGGTCCTCCAG GTCTGGTTTCAGAATGCCCGGGCCAAGTTCAGGCGCAACCTCTTACGGCAGGAAAACACCGGCGTGGACAAGTCCACGGAGGCGGCACTGCAGACGGGGACGCCATCGGGGCCAGCCTCGGAGCTCTCCAATGCCTCGCTCAGCCCCTCCAGCACTCCCACCACCCTCACAGACTTGACTAGTCCCACCCTGCCAACTGTGACGTCCGTCTTAACTTCTGTGCCTGGCAACCTGGAGGGCCACGAGCCTCACAGTCCCTCACAAACGACTCTTACCAACCTTTTCTAA